In one window of Plasmodium berghei ANKA genome assembly, chromosome: 14 DNA:
- a CDS encoding fam-c protein, with amino-acid sequence MNKQIYSLVAIYFYILLIATIQCFTNNENLNKYVRKNENVHDEYEINGLYINNNGKFRYRSLSEHSTEDKEETVTISDNKSSKTKGDMHHSSIYDMATDDDNKPQKSKKSKFSSMFKRDKKDKDSDKTQETLDDDKSQETLDDDKSQETLDDDKSQETLDDDNKSKKSKFSSMFKRDKTDKDSDKSLETLDDDKSQETLDDDKSQETLDDDNKSKKSKFSSMFKRDKTDKDSDKTQETLNVGKSQEALNADKSLETLNVDKSQEALNADKSLETLNVDKSLETLDDNNKSKKSKFSSMFKRDKTDKDSDKSLETLDDDKSQETLDDDNKSKKSKFSSMFKRDKTDKDSDKSLETLDDDKSQETLDDDKSQETLDDDNKSKKSKFSSMFKRDKTDKDSDKTQETLNVGKSQEALNADKSLETLNVDKSQEALNADKSLETLNVDKSLETLDDNNKSKKSKFSSMFKRDKTDKDSDKSLETLDDDKSQETLDDDNKSKKSKFSSMFKRDKTDKDSDKTQETLNVGKSQEALNADKSLETLNVDKSQEALNADKSLETLDDNNKSKKSKFSSMFKRDKTDKDSDKSLETLDDDKSQETLDDDNKSKKSKFSSMFKRDKTDKDSDKSLETLDDDKSQETLDDDKSQETLDDDNKSKKSKFSSMFKRDKTDKDSDKTQETLNVGKSQEALNADKSLETLNVDKSQEALNADKSLETLNVDKSLETLDDNNKSKKSKFSSMFKRDKTDKDSDKSLETLDDDKSQETLDDDNKSKKSKFSSMSKRDKTDKDGDKSLETLDDDKSQETLDDDKSQETLDDDNTSETSNVSSMFKRYNADKDSDKTQETLNVGKSQEALNADKSLETLNVDKSQEALNADKSLETLDDNNKSKKSKFSSMFKRDKTDKDSDKSLETLDDDKSQETLDDDKSQETLDDDNKSKKSKFSSMFKRDKTDEKPSYGKVTVSYPNDKMPEIFSNNKEKNPPIVVKLENVTIHVDQNNSEHLSFLSCLKKITEEQNSNGKASK; translated from the exons atgaataaacaaatatatagtttagttgccatttatttttatatcctTTTGATAGCAACAATACAATGTTTTACAAATAAT gagaatttaaataaatatgtcaGGAAAAATGAGAACGTACACGAtgaatatgaaataaatggtttatatataaataataatggaaaaTTTAGATATAGAAGTCTTTCAGAGCATAGTACAGAAGATAAAGAAGAAACTGTAACTATTTCAGATAATAAAAGTTCAAAAACTAAAGGAGATATGCATCATTCGTCTATATATGATATGGCTACAGATGACGATAATAAGCCTCAAAAGTCTAAAAAATCTAAATTTTCTAGTATGTTTAAAAGagataaaaaagataaagaTAGTGACAAAACTCAAGAGACTTTAGATGATGATAAATCTCAAGAGACTTTAGATGATGATAAATCTCAAGAGACTTTAGATGATGATAAATCTCAAGAGACTTTagatgatgataataaatctAAAAAATCTAAATTTTCTAGTATGTTTAAAAGAGATAAAACAGATAAAGACAGTGACAAATCCCTAGAGACTTTAGATGATGATAAATCTCAAGAGACTTTAGATGATGATAAATCTCAAGAGACTTTagatgatgataataaatctAAAAAATCTAAATTTTCTAGTATGTTTAAAAGAGATAAAACAGATAAAGATAGTGACAAAACTCAAGAGACTTTAAATGTTGGCAAATCTCAAGAGGCTTTAAATGCTGATAAATCTTTAGAGACTTTAAATGTTGACAAATCTCAAGAGGCTTTAAATGCTGATAAATCTTTAGAGACTTTAAATGTTGACAAATCTCTAGAGACTTtagatgataataataaatctaAAAAATCTAAATTTTCTAGTATGTTTAAAAGAGATAAAACAGATAAAGACAGTGACAAATCCCTAGAGACTTTAGATGATGATAAATCTCAAGAGACTTTagatgatgataataaatctAAAAAATCTAAATTTTCTAGTATGTTTAAAAGAGATAAAACAGATAAAGACAGTGACAAATCCCTAGAGACTTTAGATGATGATAAATCTCAAGAGACTTTAGATGATGATAAATCTCAAGAGACTTTagatgatgataataaatctAAAAAATCTAAATTTTCTAGTATGTTTAAAAGAGATAAAACAGATAAAGATAGTGACAAAACTCAAGAGACTTTAAATGTTGGCAAATCTCAAGAGGCTTTAAATGCTGATAAATCTTTAGAGACTTTAAATGTTGACAAATCTCAAGAGGCTTTAAATGCTGATAAATCTTTAGAGACTTTAAATGTTGACAAATCTCTAGAGACTTtagatgataataataaatctaAAAAATCTAAATTTTCTAGTATGTTTAAAAGAGATAAAACAGATAAAGACAGTGACAAATCCCTAGAGACTTTAGATGATGATAAATCTCAAGAGACTTTagatgatgataataaatctAAAAAATCTAAATTTTCTAGTATGTTTAAAAGAGATAAAACAGATAAAGATAGTGACAAAACTCAAGAGACTTTAAATGTTGGCAAATCTCAAGAGGCTTTAAATGCTGATAAATCTTTAGAGACTTTAAATGTTGACAAATCTCAAGAGGCTTTAAATGCTGATAAATCTTTAGAGACTTtagatgataataataaatctaAAAAATCTAAATTTTCTAGTATGTTTAAAAGAGATAAAACAGATAAAGACAGTGACAAATCCCTAGAGACTTTAGATGATGATAAATCTCAAGAGACTTTagatgatgataataaatctAAAAAATCTAAATTTTCTAGTATGTTTAAAAGAGATAAAACAGATAAAGACAGTGACAAATCCCTAGAGACTTTAGATGATGATAAATCTCAAGAGACTTTAGATGATGATAAATCTCAAGAGACTTTagatgatgataataaatctAAAAAATCTAAATTTTCTAGTATGTTTAAAAGAGATAAAACAGATAAAGATAGTGACAAAACTCAAGAGACTTTAAATGTTGGCAAATCTCAAGAGGCTTTAAATGCTGATAAATCTTTAGAGACTTTAAATGTTGACAAATCTCAAGAGGCTTTAAATGCTGATAAATCTTTAGAGACTTTAAATGTTGACAAATCTCTAGAGACTTtagatgataataataaatctaAAAAATCTAAATTTTCTAGTATGTTTAAAAGAGATAAAACAGATAAAGACAGTGACAAATCCCTAGAGACTTTAGATGATGATAAATCTCAAGAGACTTTagatgatgataataaatctAAAAAATCTAAATTTTCTAGTATGTCTAAAAGAGATAAAACAGATAAAGACGGTGACAAATCTCTAGAGACTTTAGATGATGATAAATCTCAAGAGACTTTAGATGATGATAAATCTCAAGAGACTTTAGATGATGATAATACGTCAGAGACATCTAATGTTTCTAGTATGTTTAAGAGATATAATGCAGATAAAGATAGTGACAAAACTCAAGAGACTTTAAATGTTGGCAAATCTCAAGAGGCTTTAAATGCTGATAAATCTTTAGAGACTTTAAATGTTGACAAATCTCAAGAGGCTTTAAATGCTGATAAATCTTTAGAGACTTtagatgataataataaatctaAAAAATCTAAATTTTCTAGTATGTTTAAAAGAGATAAAACAGATAAAGACAGTGACAAATCCCTAGAGACTTTAGATGATGATAAATCTCAAGAGACTTTAGATGATGATAAATCTCAAGAGACTTTagatgatgataataaatctAAAAAATCTAAATTTTCTAGTATGTTTAAAAGAGATAAAACAGATGAAAAACCTTCATATGGCAAAGTAACTGTATCTTATCCAAATGATAAAATGCCCGAAATATTTTccaataataaagaaaaaaatccTCCGATAGTAGTGAAACTGGAAAATGTTACAATTCATGTTgatcaaaataattcagAACATTTATCGTTTTTATcatgtttaaaaaaaataaccgAAGAACAGAATTCTAATGGTAAAGCaagtaaataa